The Xiphias gladius isolate SHS-SW01 ecotype Sanya breed wild chromosome 7, ASM1685928v1, whole genome shotgun sequence genome window below encodes:
- the nup88 gene encoding nucleoporin 88, translated as MAAFGAERWLSDLPNHTIFKKIRENLDSEPNTNERRVAKNLTFCLGGDLFLWDDADRVFYTTNLRQLNSDESRSSGGYQTLLCINPPLFEVCQVLLSPTQHHVALVGQRGVSVLELPQRWGKRSEFEGGRSEINCKTIPVAERFFTSSPSVSLRQAAWYPSETDEPHLVLLTSDNTVRFYGLKSPQTPAKVLPVSQSEDDSSVHPPVCSYAASLGEIAVAFDFGPILPPPRHLVAQCSKDQQGYPLYILYENGETYVSYTSQANGVNLSKPVGPLPMYPAAEDNYGYDACAILCLPCVPSILVIATETGTLYHCVVLESEEEEETGTVEKWIRGTEAVPALYVFECVELELTLKVATGEDEEAQEFDFTCPIRLHRDPLCQHRYHCIHEAGVHSVGLIWVTKLQKFLQSNEEDKDSLQELAAEKRCIVEHILCTRPLLTSQSAPVRGFLIVSDLSLGATMICITSTYECILLPLLSSIRPPSPPLLCSHPGPGSASSPLRGLANDSFEQHIRNILARSSTNPLVLKAGDKDTSPPPPECLQLLSRATQVFREEYILKQDMAREEMQRRVKLLTGQKSKQLEELALCREERKSLREAAERLADKYEDAKYRQETIMNRVKKVLGSLQSQLPILSNSEKDMKKELQTISDQLKHLDNCIKQVNMKMEYQKTQVATDVPAARTTVSLNAHQKKVVQDVLREQGQQIGDMMKQIKDIKNHFSF; from the coding sequence GACTTACCAAATCAcaccattttcaaaaaaatacgAGAGAATCTGGATTCCGAACCCAACACGAATGAAAGACGGGTCGCTAAAAATCTCACCTTTTGCTTGGGTGGGGACCTTTTCCTGTGGGACGACGCAGACCGCGTGTTTTACACCACCAACCTGAGACAGCTGAACTCGGATGAGAGCCGCAGTAGCGGGGGCTATCAGACCTTGCTGTGCATCAACCCTCCTCTGTTCGAGGTGTGCCAGGTGTTGCTGAGTCCAACGCAGCACCACGTCGCCCTCGTCGGGCAGCGGGGCGTCTCTGTGCTGGAGCTGCCTCAGCGGTGGGGCAAGAGGTCCGAGTTCGAGGGCGGGCGGAGCGAAATCAACTGCAAGACCATCCCCGTGGCGGAGCGCTTCTTCACCAGCTCGCCATCGGTGAGTCTGCGGCAGGCGGCTTGGTACCCCAGCGAGACCGACGAGCCCCACCTGGTGCTGCTCACTTCTGACAACACCGTCCGGTTTTACGGCTTGAAGTCGCCCCAGACGCCGGCCAAAGTCCTGCCAGTGTCGCAGTCGGAAGATGACAGCAGCGTCCATCCTCCGGTCTGCTCCTATGCAGCATCTCTGGGCGAGATAGCGGTGGCGTTTGACTTCGGACCGATTTTGCCCCCCCCTCGGCATCTGGTGGCACAGTGCTCCAAGGACCAGCAGGGCTATCCTCTGTACATCCTCTACGAAAATGGGGAGACCTATGTGAGCTACACGAGCCAGGCAAACGGTGTGAATCTAAGTAAACCCGTCGGACCCCTCCCCATGTATCCTGCAGCGGAGGACAACTACGGTTACGATGCCTGCGCCATTCTGTGCCTGCCATGTGTGCCCAGTATCCTGGTCATCGCCACAGAAACGGGCACGCTGTATCACTGCGTGGTGCTGGAGTccgaagaagaggaggagacgggGACAGTGGAGAAGTGGATCCGAGGCACAGAGGCGGTGCCGGCTCTCtatgtttttgagtgtgttgaGCTGGAGCTCACCCTCAAAGTAGCAACgggggaggatgaggaggctCAAGAGTTTGATTTCACCTGCCCAATCAGACTGCACAGAGACCCCCTGTGCCAGCACAGGTATCATTGCATCCACGAAGCAGGAGTGCACAGCGTGGGCTTAATCTGGGTCACCAAGCTGCAGAAGTTCCTCCAGTCAAATGAGGAGGATAAGGACAGTCTCCAGGAGCTGGCCGCCGAGAAGCGCTGCATCGTAGAGCACATCCTCTGTACCAGGCCACTCCTAACCAGTCAGTCAGCTCCGGTTCGTGGCTTTTTGATCGTGTCTGATCTCTCCTTGGGCGCCACCATGATCTGCATCACCAGCACCTACGAGTGCATCCTGTTGCCCCTGCTGAGCTCCATTCGCCCTCCTTCGCCTCCCCTGCTCTGTTCCCATCCAGGTCCAGGCTCTGCTAGCTCGCCTCTGCGTGGGCTGGCCAATGATTCCTTTGAGCAGCACATCCGCAACATCCTAGCACGTAGCTCCACCAATCCTCTTGTACTCAAGGCCGGGGACAAGGACACGTCTCCACCCCCTCCAGAGTgtctgcagctcctcagcagaGCCACGCAGGTCTTCCGTGAGGAGTACATCCTCAAGCAGGACATGGCTCGTGAAGAGATGCAGAGAAGGGTCAAACTCCTGACAGGCCAGAAGAGCAAGCAGCTGGAAGAGCTGGCTCTgtgcagggaggagaggaagagtcTGAGAGAGGCGGCAGAGAGGTTGGCCGATAAGTACGAAGATGCAAAGTATCGCCAGGAAACCATTATGAACAGGGTTAAAAAAGTGCTGGGCAGTCTGCAAAGCCAACTGCCCATACTGTCAAACAGCGAAAAGGATATGAAGAAGGAGCTGCAGACCATCAGCGATCAACTGAAACACCTGGACAACTGCATCAAGCAGGTGAACATGAAGATGGAGTACCAGAAGACACAAGTGGCAACGGATGTGCCTGCAGCCAGGACAACAGTCTCACTCAACGCCCACCAGAAGAAGGTTGTTCAGGATGTCCTCAGAGAACAGGGACAGCAAATTGGTGACATGATGAAGCAGATCAAAGACATCAAAAACCATTTCAGCTTCTAA
- the ehd2b gene encoding EH domain-containing protein 2b isoform X1 — translation MSRWGRKNVKKAPEVIRTVTEGLKSLYRKKLLPLEQYYGFQDFHSPSLEDADFDNKPMVLVVGQYSTGKTTFIKYLLEQDIPGSRVGPEPTTDCFTAIMHGEVEGVIPGNALIVDPNKPFRKLNPFGNTFLNRFQCAQMPNQVLESISIIDSPGILSGAKQRVSRGERGGKGYDFPAVLRWFAERVDRIILLFDAHKLEISDEFSEAIGALKGNEDKLRVVLNKADMVGTQQLMRVYGALMWSLGKVFGTPEVLRVYIGSFWSEPLMVTDNRKLFELEEEDLFNDIQNLPRNAALRKLNDLVKRARLVRVHAHIISYLKQEMPSVFRKDNKKKNLIYQLPVIFSKIQLQHNISAGDFPDCAKMQEQLMVHDFTKFKTLKPNLMAALDELLAADIAKLMPLLRQEELEAGEQPGVQGGAFLGNRAGPFTEGDHFNEENGEGCEEEEDWVVTKDKPKYDEIFYNLAPNEGKLSGMKAKDWMVSSRLPNSVLGRIWMLSDVDCDGMLDDEEFALAGHLIEVKLEGHGLPPELPTRLIPPSKRRQKGSDA, via the exons ATGTCACGCTGGGGGCGTAAAAATGTGAAGAAGGCGCCTGAGGTGATCCGCACTGTGACAGAGGGGCTCAAGTCCCTGTATCGAAAGAAGCTGCTGCCTCTGGAGCAGTACTATGGCTTCCAAGATTTCCACTCTCCCAGTCTGGAGGATGCAGACTTTGACAACAAGCCTATGGTGCTGGTGGTGGGACAGTACTCCACAGGGAAGACAACGTTCATCAA gtaTCTACTGGAGCAGGATATTCCTGGGAGCAGGGTCGGACCTGAACCCACCACTGACTGCTTTACTGCCATCATGCATGGGGAGGTGGAAGGAGTCATCCCCGGGAACGCCCTTATAGTAGACCCTAACAAGCCTTTCCGCAAACTCAACCCATTTGGAAACACATTCCTCAACAG GTTCCAGTGCGCCCAGATGCCCAACCAGGTCCTGGAGAGTATCAGCATTATTGACTCACCGGGGATCCTGTCCGGGGCCAAGCAGAGAGTGAGCCGAGGTGAGCGAGGTGGCAAAG GCTATGACTTCCCAGCCGTGCTGCGCTGGTTTGCGGAACGCGTGGACCGCATCATCCTGCTGTTTGATGCCCATAAACTGGAGATATCGGATGAGTTCTCCGAGGCCATTGGTGCCCTGAAGGGCAACGAGGACAAGCTGCGCGTGGTGCTCAACAAGGCAGACATGGTGGGCACGCAGCAGCTGATGCGCGTGTACGGCGCTCTCATGTGGTCCCTGGGGAAGGTGTTTGGGACCCCGGAGGTTCTGCGCGTCTACATCGGCTCCTTCTGGTCAGAGCCACTGATGGTTACAGACAACCGTAAGCTGTttgagctggaggaggaggatctgTTCAATGACATCCAAAACCTTCCTCGCAATGCAGCTTTACGCAAACTAAACGACCTGGTCAAGAGGGCGCGTCTGGTTAgg GTCCATGCCCACATCATCAGCTATCTGAAGCAGGAGATGCCTTCTGTCTTCAGAAAGGACAATAAAAAGAAGAATCTGATCTACCAgctgccagttattttctctaAGATCCAGCTGCAGCACAACATCTCGGCTGGAGACTTCCCAGATTGTGCTAAGATGCAG GAGCAACTGATGGTCCATGATTTCACCAAATTCAAAACCTTGAAGCCTAACCTGATGGCAGCCTTGGATGAGTTGCTCGCCGCTGACATCGCCAAACTGATGCCCCTCCTGCggcaggaggagctggaagcAGGCGAGCAGCCGGGTGTGCAGGGTGGAGCCTTCCTGGGGAACCGCGCCGGACCGTTCACTGAGGGCGACCACTTTAATGAGGAGAACGGAGAGggatgtgaggaggaggaggactgggTGGTGACCAAAGACAAGCCCAAATACGATGAAATCTTCTATAACCTGGCTCCCAATGAGGGGAAACTGAGCGGCATGAAGGCTAAGGACTGGATGGTGAGTTCCCGCCTGCCCAACTCGGTGCTGGGTCGCATCTGGATGCTGTCAGATGTGGACTGCGATGGCATGCTGGACGATGAAGAGTTTGCCCTGGCTGGCCACCTGATTGAGGTCAAGCTGGAGGGCCACGGCCTACCCCCTGAGCTCCCCACCCGTCTGATCCCACCCTCCAAACGCAGGCAGAAGGGTTCCGATGCATAG
- the ehd2b gene encoding EH domain-containing protein 2b isoform X2, translating into MSRWGRKNVKKAPEVIRTVTEGLKSLYRKKLLPLEQYYGFQDFHSPSLEDADFDNKPMVLVVGQYSTGKTTFIKYLLEQDIPGSRVGPEPTTDCFTAIMHGEVEGVIPGNALIVDPNKPFRKLNPFGNTFLNRFQCAQMPNQVLESISIIDSPGILSGAKQRVSRGYDFPAVLRWFAERVDRIILLFDAHKLEISDEFSEAIGALKGNEDKLRVVLNKADMVGTQQLMRVYGALMWSLGKVFGTPEVLRVYIGSFWSEPLMVTDNRKLFELEEEDLFNDIQNLPRNAALRKLNDLVKRARLVRVHAHIISYLKQEMPSVFRKDNKKKNLIYQLPVIFSKIQLQHNISAGDFPDCAKMQEQLMVHDFTKFKTLKPNLMAALDELLAADIAKLMPLLRQEELEAGEQPGVQGGAFLGNRAGPFTEGDHFNEENGEGCEEEEDWVVTKDKPKYDEIFYNLAPNEGKLSGMKAKDWMVSSRLPNSVLGRIWMLSDVDCDGMLDDEEFALAGHLIEVKLEGHGLPPELPTRLIPPSKRRQKGSDA; encoded by the exons ATGTCACGCTGGGGGCGTAAAAATGTGAAGAAGGCGCCTGAGGTGATCCGCACTGTGACAGAGGGGCTCAAGTCCCTGTATCGAAAGAAGCTGCTGCCTCTGGAGCAGTACTATGGCTTCCAAGATTTCCACTCTCCCAGTCTGGAGGATGCAGACTTTGACAACAAGCCTATGGTGCTGGTGGTGGGACAGTACTCCACAGGGAAGACAACGTTCATCAA gtaTCTACTGGAGCAGGATATTCCTGGGAGCAGGGTCGGACCTGAACCCACCACTGACTGCTTTACTGCCATCATGCATGGGGAGGTGGAAGGAGTCATCCCCGGGAACGCCCTTATAGTAGACCCTAACAAGCCTTTCCGCAAACTCAACCCATTTGGAAACACATTCCTCAACAG GTTCCAGTGCGCCCAGATGCCCAACCAGGTCCTGGAGAGTATCAGCATTATTGACTCACCGGGGATCCTGTCCGGGGCCAAGCAGAGAGTGAGCCGAG GCTATGACTTCCCAGCCGTGCTGCGCTGGTTTGCGGAACGCGTGGACCGCATCATCCTGCTGTTTGATGCCCATAAACTGGAGATATCGGATGAGTTCTCCGAGGCCATTGGTGCCCTGAAGGGCAACGAGGACAAGCTGCGCGTGGTGCTCAACAAGGCAGACATGGTGGGCACGCAGCAGCTGATGCGCGTGTACGGCGCTCTCATGTGGTCCCTGGGGAAGGTGTTTGGGACCCCGGAGGTTCTGCGCGTCTACATCGGCTCCTTCTGGTCAGAGCCACTGATGGTTACAGACAACCGTAAGCTGTttgagctggaggaggaggatctgTTCAATGACATCCAAAACCTTCCTCGCAATGCAGCTTTACGCAAACTAAACGACCTGGTCAAGAGGGCGCGTCTGGTTAgg GTCCATGCCCACATCATCAGCTATCTGAAGCAGGAGATGCCTTCTGTCTTCAGAAAGGACAATAAAAAGAAGAATCTGATCTACCAgctgccagttattttctctaAGATCCAGCTGCAGCACAACATCTCGGCTGGAGACTTCCCAGATTGTGCTAAGATGCAG GAGCAACTGATGGTCCATGATTTCACCAAATTCAAAACCTTGAAGCCTAACCTGATGGCAGCCTTGGATGAGTTGCTCGCCGCTGACATCGCCAAACTGATGCCCCTCCTGCggcaggaggagctggaagcAGGCGAGCAGCCGGGTGTGCAGGGTGGAGCCTTCCTGGGGAACCGCGCCGGACCGTTCACTGAGGGCGACCACTTTAATGAGGAGAACGGAGAGggatgtgaggaggaggaggactgggTGGTGACCAAAGACAAGCCCAAATACGATGAAATCTTCTATAACCTGGCTCCCAATGAGGGGAAACTGAGCGGCATGAAGGCTAAGGACTGGATGGTGAGTTCCCGCCTGCCCAACTCGGTGCTGGGTCGCATCTGGATGCTGTCAGATGTGGACTGCGATGGCATGCTGGACGATGAAGAGTTTGCCCTGGCTGGCCACCTGATTGAGGTCAAGCTGGAGGGCCACGGCCTACCCCCTGAGCTCCCCACCCGTCTGATCCCACCCTCCAAACGCAGGCAGAAGGGTTCCGATGCATAG